Proteins from one Shewanella pealeana ATCC 700345 genomic window:
- the csrD gene encoding RNase E specificity factor CsrD: MKLTRILTKKLTSFWLMSLAGVAFICFLTAMVSFIQLTYTFQQQKVTELENLIEQQFTQQASGPLDAWLPPLLRAYRANSFSLSQNSQPIFEYQPSTQNEGGVHYQSSLADGKLVMQLTLPQPFSKDDVSWDELLIIIIGCAAVFAFVRFGFRWFAVHLTGIEDLALRSSLILSGKHDKALAEKGDGKPRLINRALTHLLLELDDAHKERARFDQFIRSNTFLDASTGIGNRLFLKNRLDALSNHSGMMTPGVLYLLEMEDLDLLSNELGEYEIDELLSQLIATINQILGDKANSIFSRRSYNQFAVVVPQISQNEADQLVAKLLRLVLNQMNTLVQLPDDCFHIGGAYFKVGDDKDALVEEAELALRSAQFQGSSSWFMYDKGAVDGDLSKGSVRWRSFLENVLVSKRIFLFSQPVVDSDSHAHHQEVTCRLRDTQGNLVRATLFLPMAIKCGLTPQIERQVIEMVMFDLLPKHKDNSLKFSINLSLDTLVSRAFVRWLKTTLLEYRHLAPRLIFEVNEDILVNHQAQLVEPLNMLNKMGASISVDRVGQQVVSTEYIHHYPISIIKLHRSIVNQIHLRAENQLFVRSLIGGLFRTGVQVCAEGVEVFEEWQTLQILGVSAGQGSFFSEPIEEV, translated from the coding sequence ATGAAATTGACTCGAATTCTAACTAAAAAATTGACTAGCTTTTGGCTGATGTCACTCGCTGGTGTCGCATTTATCTGCTTTTTGACAGCCATGGTCAGCTTTATCCAGCTAACTTACACCTTTCAACAGCAAAAGGTGACCGAACTCGAGAATCTGATAGAGCAACAATTTACTCAGCAAGCAAGTGGCCCCCTTGACGCATGGCTGCCGCCTTTGCTACGCGCCTATCGAGCAAATTCTTTTTCATTATCTCAAAACAGCCAACCCATTTTTGAATATCAGCCATCGACACAAAATGAGGGAGGCGTTCACTACCAGAGTTCTCTTGCCGATGGAAAGTTAGTGATGCAGCTAACTCTGCCTCAGCCATTTAGTAAAGATGATGTGAGTTGGGATGAACTCTTAATTATCATTATCGGCTGCGCGGCCGTATTTGCGTTTGTTCGCTTTGGTTTTCGTTGGTTTGCGGTGCACCTCACAGGTATTGAAGATCTGGCGCTACGCTCCAGCCTGATCCTGTCGGGTAAGCATGATAAGGCGCTGGCCGAAAAAGGTGATGGTAAGCCTAGGTTAATTAATCGAGCGCTAACACATCTGTTGTTAGAGTTAGATGACGCCCATAAAGAGCGGGCTCGCTTCGATCAGTTTATTCGCTCAAATACTTTTCTCGATGCCAGTACTGGTATTGGTAATCGATTGTTTTTGAAAAACCGACTCGATGCCCTGAGTAATCACTCGGGGATGATGACCCCAGGGGTATTATATTTATTAGAGATGGAAGATTTGGATTTGTTAAGCAATGAGCTTGGTGAGTACGAGATTGATGAACTGCTATCTCAGCTTATCGCCACCATTAATCAAATCTTAGGGGATAAGGCTAACAGTATTTTCTCCCGGCGCTCATACAATCAATTTGCGGTGGTTGTACCGCAGATCTCACAGAACGAAGCGGATCAGCTGGTGGCCAAGCTATTACGTTTAGTCTTGAATCAGATGAATACGCTGGTTCAGCTACCTGATGATTGTTTCCATATCGGCGGCGCGTACTTTAAGGTCGGAGACGATAAAGATGCTTTAGTCGAAGAGGCTGAACTCGCATTGCGCTCGGCGCAGTTCCAAGGTAGCAGTAGTTGGTTTATGTATGATAAAGGTGCCGTTGATGGGGACTTGTCGAAAGGGTCCGTGCGTTGGCGCAGTTTTCTCGAAAACGTCTTGGTCAGCAAGCGAATTTTCCTATTTTCTCAGCCAGTTGTAGACAGTGACTCCCATGCTCACCATCAAGAGGTTACTTGTCGATTACGAGATACGCAGGGAAACCTTGTTAGAGCTACACTGTTTCTACCTATGGCGATAAAGTGCGGTTTAACCCCACAAATTGAGCGTCAGGTCATAGAGATGGTGATGTTTGATTTGTTGCCAAAACATAAAGATAACAGCCTCAAGTTTAGTATTAATTTGAGCTTAGATACCTTAGTCAGTCGTGCTTTTGTCCGCTGGTTGAAGACCACATTACTCGAGTATCGCCATCTAGCTCCTAGGCTTATCTTTGAGGTGAATGAAGACATTTTAGTGAATCATCAGGCACAGCTGGTAGAGCCCTTGAATATGCTCAATAAAATGGGCGCAAGTATTAGTGTCGATCGTGTGGGTCAACAGGTGGTTAGTACAGAGTATATTCACCATTATCCAATCTCTATTATTAAGCTGCATCGTTCTATCGTTAATCAAATCCATCTGCGCGCCGAGAACCAACTGTTTGTTCGAAGCCTGATTGGAGGTTTGTTCCGGACCGGAGTACAGGTGTGTGCAGAAGGGGTGGAGGTATTCGAGGAGTGGCAAACCCTGCAGATTTTAGGGGTGAGTGCAGGCCAGGGAAGTTTCTTTAGTGAGCCGATCGAAGAGGTATAG
- the rpmE gene encoding 50S ribosomal protein L31, producing the protein MKAGIHPDYAEITATCTCGNVIKINSTVGKDLHLDVCGACHPFYTGTQKVMDTGGRIDKFNKRFGALGKK; encoded by the coding sequence ATGAAAGCAGGCATTCATCCTGATTATGCAGAAATCACTGCAACTTGTACTTGTGGTAACGTTATCAAGATTAACTCTACTGTAGGTAAAGATTTACACCTAGACGTATGTGGTGCATGTCACCCATTCTACACTGGTACCCAGAAAGTTATGGATACTGGCGGACGTATCGACAAGTTCAACAAGCGCTTTGGTGCACTTGGCAAGAAGTAA
- a CDS encoding malic enzyme-like NAD(P)-binding protein yields MADLRQQALDYHEFPVPGKTAVCLTKPAETSMDLALAYSPGVAEPVREIAANPDNAYRYTGKGNTVAVISNGTAILGLGNLGPLASKPVMEGKALLFKHFANIDATDIEVKHRTSEEFINVVEAIADTFGGINLEDIKAPECFEIEKALIERCNVPVFHDDQHGTAIVTAAGMINALEIQGKSIEEAVFVCMGAGAAAIACMTMIVNCGAQRENVYMLDRKGVIHTRREDINEYKALFANNTDKRTLQDVIKGADVFLGLSGPDVLGAEDVALMADKPVIFACSNPDPEIKPELAHDVRKDLIMGTGRSDYPNQVNNVLCFPFIFRGALDVRASSINDEMKIAAVHAIAALAKEPVPASVLAAYPNVDSLEFGPEYVIPKPIDARLLPNVAKAVAIAAIESGVATIKELPEGYMES; encoded by the coding sequence ATGGCAGATCTTCGTCAACAAGCCCTCGATTATCATGAATTCCCAGTTCCAGGCAAAACAGCAGTTTGCCTAACCAAGCCCGCAGAAACCAGCATGGACCTAGCGCTAGCATATAGCCCTGGCGTAGCTGAACCTGTCCGTGAAATTGCGGCTAATCCAGACAATGCGTACCGCTATACAGGTAAAGGCAATACTGTTGCTGTTATCTCAAATGGTACGGCAATCTTAGGTTTAGGGAATTTAGGCCCGTTGGCCTCTAAGCCTGTTATGGAAGGTAAAGCGCTACTTTTCAAACACTTTGCGAATATCGATGCTACAGACATTGAAGTTAAACACAGAACGTCTGAAGAGTTCATCAACGTAGTTGAGGCGATTGCCGACACGTTTGGTGGTATTAACCTTGAAGATATCAAGGCACCAGAGTGTTTTGAGATTGAAAAAGCACTGATTGAGCGTTGTAACGTACCAGTATTCCACGATGATCAGCATGGTACTGCGATTGTGACTGCGGCCGGTATGATTAACGCACTGGAAATTCAAGGCAAGTCTATCGAAGAGGCTGTGTTTGTATGTATGGGCGCCGGCGCTGCAGCTATTGCCTGTATGACTATGATTGTGAACTGTGGCGCTCAGCGCGAAAACGTTTACATGCTAGATAGAAAAGGCGTTATTCATACTCGTCGTGAAGACATCAACGAGTACAAGGCGCTATTTGCCAACAATACAGATAAGCGCACCCTGCAGGATGTGATTAAAGGTGCTGACGTATTCTTAGGTCTTTCTGGCCCAGATGTATTAGGCGCTGAAGATGTGGCATTGATGGCCGATAAGCCAGTTATTTTTGCTTGTTCTAACCCAGATCCTGAGATCAAGCCTGAACTGGCACACGACGTGCGTAAAGATTTGATCATGGGGACGGGTCGTAGTGATTATCCTAACCAAGTTAACAATGTACTTTGCTTCCCATTCATTTTCCGTGGTGCGCTAGATGTTCGTGCTTCAAGTATTAATGATGAGATGAAGATTGCAGCGGTACATGCTATTGCAGCATTAGCTAAAGAGCCTGTTCCTGCGTCTGTGCTTGCAGCTTACCCAAATGTTGACTCGCTAGAGTTTGGTCCTGAGTACGTGATCCCTAAACCAATCGATGCACGTCTTCTACCAAACGTTGCTAAAGCCGTTGCTATTGCAGCAATTGAATCGGGTGTAGCGACAATTAAAGAGCTACCAGAAGGCTACATGGAGTCTTAA
- a CDS encoding PilN domain-containing protein → MKLRVNLYSDTLFPPELRLSFLRLNQATLVIVVGLLCASALVFGLNTSLESDKAQLVQTKQALDAEKKDLEAALAKRGPSEALVAEVNLKAQQLELKQKLFGKLSQQEVLTSYGYSPLMTDLASVADSSIWLERIQVNEKSYIFEGFTSSPESVPLWIERLKTTTTLKGHAFATMTMNLGENQPLAFKLTSDATPTGKELIK, encoded by the coding sequence ATGAAATTAAGGGTAAATCTCTATTCTGATACATTATTCCCACCAGAGTTACGCTTATCTTTCTTAAGATTAAATCAAGCTACGCTGGTGATTGTAGTGGGTCTGTTATGCGCGAGCGCACTAGTCTTTGGATTGAATACTAGCCTTGAGTCTGACAAGGCGCAGCTAGTGCAAACCAAACAAGCCCTCGATGCAGAGAAAAAGGATCTGGAAGCCGCGCTAGCGAAGCGGGGGCCGAGTGAAGCTTTGGTCGCCGAAGTGAACCTAAAAGCGCAGCAGTTGGAATTGAAACAGAAGCTGTTTGGTAAGCTTAGCCAGCAAGAGGTATTAACAAGTTATGGCTATTCACCATTAATGACAGATCTTGCCAGCGTAGCGGACTCGAGTATTTGGCTCGAACGTATTCAGGTTAATGAGAAAAGCTATATTTTTGAGGGTTTTACCTCTAGCCCTGAGAGCGTGCCATTATGGATTGAACGCTTAAAAACGACAACGACGCTTAAAGGTCACGCTTTTGCAACTATGACGATGAATTTAGGTGAAAACCAGCCGCTTGCTTTTAAGCTGACAAGCGATGCGACTCCTACGGGTAAGGAGTTGATTAAATGA
- a CDS encoding tetratricopeptide repeat protein, with the protein MSVINKMLKDLDERQQPHGIESMAAPQLAFKPKSSSKRTLLLTSIVSLAIGGFAMFFGLSLMHPQTTNAETARAKTAKMETARAKIAETETAETKAVNATVAETETVKAEITEAETVKVETVKAETVKAETVKAETAKAETVKAETVKAEIVKAEIVKAEIAEAEIVKAEIAEAETAKSKKAETEVAKAKTAKTEAVNVTVAETEKPVPAQLNIAPASRSRQLHSSGNMAVREVKLSPEQLAQKQMLLATDAQQQGLHSDALTYYEAALMYNPALHQARRQVAALYYGQNKLAKAAKILEQGQLLFPQEYEFSLLLARVQQAGGQSELALKSLAMIPDSSDLALKKWHQQSDLAQKQKDFPTAEQSFRQLAKHEPNQGRWWMGLAYALDAQQKYTEAKSAYNQALSQGNLSVQAKVYVDNRLLQLGAY; encoded by the coding sequence ATGAGCGTAATCAACAAGATGCTCAAAGATTTAGATGAGCGCCAACAGCCTCATGGTATCGAGAGTATGGCCGCGCCGCAGTTGGCTTTTAAGCCTAAGTCGTCATCGAAACGAACCTTATTGTTGACCAGTATTGTTTCTCTCGCCATCGGTGGCTTTGCTATGTTTTTTGGTTTAAGCCTGATGCATCCGCAAACGACTAACGCGGAAACTGCTAGAGCGAAAACAGCTAAGATGGAAACTGCTAGGGCAAAAATAGCCGAGACGGAAACAGCTGAGACCAAAGCTGTTAATGCAACAGTAGCTGAGACGGAAACAGTTAAGGCGGAAATAACTGAGGCGGAAACAGTTAAAGTGGAAACAGTTAAGGCGGAAACAGTTAAGGCGGAAACAGTTAAGGCGGAAACAGCTAAGGCGGAAACAGTTAAGGCGGAAACAGTTAAGGCGGAAATAGTTAAAGCGGAAATAGTTAAAGCGGAAATAGCTGAGGCGGAAATAGTTAAAGCGGAAATAGCTGAGGCGGAAACAGCTAAGTCGAAAAAAGCTGAGACGGAAGTCGCTAAGGCAAAAACAGCAAAGACCGAAGCAGTTAATGTGACAGTAGCTGAGACGGAAAAGCCAGTGCCTGCTCAGTTAAATATTGCGCCTGCGAGCCGTTCTCGCCAGCTGCATAGCAGCGGCAATATGGCGGTGAGAGAAGTTAAGCTTTCACCTGAACAGCTAGCTCAGAAGCAAATGCTTTTGGCTACCGATGCTCAGCAGCAGGGGCTGCATAGTGATGCGTTAACCTATTACGAAGCAGCGCTTATGTATAACCCAGCACTGCACCAAGCGAGACGGCAAGTTGCGGCGCTGTATTATGGTCAGAATAAATTAGCTAAGGCCGCCAAAATTCTCGAACAGGGGCAGTTACTCTTCCCGCAAGAATATGAGTTTTCATTGCTCTTAGCACGAGTTCAGCAGGCGGGTGGGCAAAGTGAGTTGGCATTAAAGAGCCTAGCTATGATCCCCGACAGTAGTGATTTGGCGTTGAAAAAGTGGCATCAGCAGAGTGATTTAGCGCAGAAGCAAAAAGACTTTCCAACTGCCGAGCAGAGCTTTCGTCAACTTGCCAAGCATGAACCGAATCAAGGTCGATGGTGGATGGGACTGGCTTACGCGTTAGATGCTCAGCAGAAATATACCGAAGCGAAATCAGCCTATAACCAAGCTTTATCCCAAGGTAACTTATCGGTACAGGCTAAAGTTTACGTCGATAATCGATTGCTGCAGTTAGGAGCATACTAG
- a CDS encoding ExeA family protein, whose protein sequence is MYLQHFGLTETPFSLTPNTGFFFGLAPHVEALQVLQTALQTGEGFIKVTGEVGTGKTLICRKLMNDLPERFHCAYLPNPYLTPDELRWAVAMELGLKHSSQINQQQLTGLIQQQLLALSAHGHSIILVLDEAQALPDDSLEALRLFTNLETESRKLLQVVLFAQPELDERLAQSKFRQLRQRITFSYCLRPLTVEESMAYIQHRLTVAGSSSGRLFSDSNAKRIARAARGIPRLINVLSHKALLVGFGEGAKTIEPNHVDAAIADTGDALKHQYGMVKWSVATMVIIGSGLAVFYWFKGGVA, encoded by the coding sequence TTGTATCTGCAGCATTTTGGATTAACTGAAACCCCGTTTTCGCTTACGCCGAATACGGGATTTTTCTTTGGTCTCGCGCCGCACGTCGAAGCCTTACAAGTGCTGCAAACGGCGCTGCAAACTGGCGAAGGCTTTATCAAGGTTACCGGGGAGGTCGGCACGGGTAAGACGCTCATCTGTCGTAAATTGATGAATGATCTGCCTGAGCGCTTTCATTGTGCCTATCTGCCTAACCCGTACCTCACTCCTGATGAGCTACGCTGGGCGGTGGCGATGGAGCTGGGGCTAAAGCATTCAAGTCAAATTAACCAGCAACAGTTAACAGGCCTTATTCAGCAGCAACTTTTAGCCTTAAGTGCACATGGGCACTCTATTATCTTAGTGCTAGATGAGGCGCAAGCGCTACCCGATGATAGTCTTGAAGCCTTACGTCTGTTTACTAACTTAGAAACAGAGAGCCGTAAATTACTTCAGGTCGTCCTATTCGCTCAGCCAGAGCTTGACGAGCGTTTAGCGCAGAGTAAGTTTAGGCAGTTAAGACAGCGGATCACCTTTAGCTATTGTTTACGTCCGTTAACTGTTGAGGAGTCTATGGCTTATATTCAGCATCGTTTAACTGTTGCTGGCAGCTCGAGTGGACGCTTATTTAGTGACTCTAACGCTAAGCGAATAGCTAGAGCAGCGAGAGGGATCCCAAGGCTGATTAACGTGTTATCTCATAAAGCCCTGCTTGTAGGTTTTGGTGAAGGGGCTAAAACCATTGAGCCTAATCATGTCGATGCTGCTATTGCCGATACGGGGGATGCCCTGAAGCATCAATATGGCATGGTTAAGTGGTCAGTGGCCACTATGGTCATTATTGGCAGCGGTTTAGCTGTATTTTACTGGTTTAAAGGAGGCGTTGCATGA
- a CDS encoding thermonuclease family protein encodes MGLIRILALLLLSLQALAVQASQCVPTQFDETVTLDYINDGDTITLTDGRLIRLIGVDSPEIDFEFPALSQPYATSAKAFLSDRIKPGQTLLLAFDKRRLDPFGRTLAYVYTQELQHLQELMLANGYAKARVYQNDYFWQCLSQIEQVAREDRVGLWSLKDYQAKSTDTLSRIDANKWLEVRGVVTGYERKGQNFELKIDNNLVVMMSQQDIGKFSNILTLELLETSVVVRGKLYFSYGKYRLNATHPSQITMKNSP; translated from the coding sequence ATGGGGCTAATTAGAATACTGGCGTTGCTATTGTTATCTTTGCAAGCACTCGCTGTGCAAGCGAGTCAATGTGTGCCGACTCAGTTTGATGAAACTGTTACTTTAGACTATATCAACGATGGCGATACTATCACTTTAACCGATGGTCGATTGATCCGCCTTATCGGTGTCGACTCGCCCGAAATCGATTTTGAATTTCCTGCACTGTCTCAGCCTTACGCGACTTCAGCTAAAGCCTTTCTCTCGGATCGCATTAAACCCGGTCAGACCCTGTTACTTGCTTTCGATAAGCGACGTTTAGATCCTTTCGGCCGCACACTTGCCTATGTTTACACGCAAGAATTACAGCATCTGCAAGAGTTGATGCTAGCTAATGGCTATGCCAAGGCAAGGGTCTATCAGAATGATTATTTTTGGCAGTGTTTGAGTCAAATTGAGCAAGTAGCTCGCGAAGATCGAGTAGGGCTTTGGAGCCTTAAAGATTACCAAGCCAAGTCAACAGATACGCTTTCACGTATTGATGCCAATAAATGGCTAGAGGTCAGAGGTGTTGTTACTGGTTATGAAAGAAAAGGTCAAAATTTTGAGCTGAAAATCGACAATAACTTAGTTGTGATGATGTCTCAGCAAGATATTGGTAAGTTTAGTAACATTTTGACGCTAGAACTGCTCGAAACTAGCGTTGTTGTTCGAGGTAAGCTGTATTTTTCTTACGGTAAATATCGGCTAAATGCGACGCATCCATCCCAGATAACCATGAAAAATAGCCCTTAG
- the mshL gene encoding pilus (MSHA type) biogenesis protein MshL, giving the protein MRSMTYITPLLSLCLVACQTVDRPNPVESKQALAESLTTKEVAAVTPPPAVMPDDVQRELSSNNLLEGFAPARPSERRFDVSANNVDAKVFFPSLAQGTPLSVAVHPDVTGKISLSLKSVTLKEALQVVEDIYGYEVSREGRILRIFPAGMRTETFSLNYLYMERQGLSLTSVNSGRISDNNSNSGSNSNSNSNNNFNDSSNSSSSSDSSNSNEQTNGTFIRSKTKSDFWGELKETLVSIVGNTGGGRQVVVTPQAGLVTIRAYPNEIRQVRSFIKTAESHLQRQVILEAKVLEVTLSDGYQQGIHWESVLGHAGSTDISFGTSPAAGLGDTITNALGGVTSIKLEGSDFSTMISLLDTQGDVDVLSSPRVTASNNQKAVIKVGTDEYFVTDVSSTTVAGNTPVTTPEVELTPFFSGIALDVTPQIDEQGNVLLHIHPSVIDIKEQVKSIKIADSTLELPLAQSEIRESDTVIKAASGDVVVIGGLMKSENIELVSKVPLLGDIPFLGEAFTNRANSTVKTELVILLKPIVVGANTWENELKRSQELLERWYPEEQ; this is encoded by the coding sequence ATGCGCTCAATGACCTATATCACCCCTTTGCTGTCTTTATGTTTAGTGGCCTGCCAAACCGTCGACAGACCCAATCCTGTAGAGTCTAAGCAAGCTCTGGCAGAATCTCTAACGACTAAAGAAGTGGCTGCTGTGACGCCACCGCCAGCAGTGATGCCCGATGATGTTCAACGTGAACTGTCATCAAACAATTTGTTAGAAGGCTTTGCCCCAGCAAGACCCAGCGAACGTCGCTTCGATGTGTCAGCTAATAATGTCGATGCTAAAGTATTCTTCCCAAGCCTTGCTCAAGGTACCCCCTTAAGTGTCGCTGTGCATCCAGACGTGACAGGCAAGATCTCGCTGTCATTAAAGAGCGTGACCTTAAAAGAAGCACTACAAGTTGTAGAAGATATTTACGGCTATGAAGTGAGCCGCGAAGGACGCATATTGCGTATTTTCCCTGCAGGTATGCGCACAGAAACGTTCTCGTTAAATTACCTGTATATGGAGCGTCAAGGGCTGTCTTTGACTTCGGTGAACTCTGGTCGTATTTCAGATAATAACTCCAACTCTGGTAGCAATAGTAATAGCAACAGTAATAATAATTTCAACGATTCATCGAACTCGAGTTCTAGCTCTGATAGCAGCAATAGCAACGAGCAAACCAACGGCACCTTTATTCGCTCTAAGACCAAGTCTGATTTCTGGGGTGAATTAAAAGAGACCTTGGTGTCTATCGTGGGGAACACCGGCGGTGGACGCCAAGTGGTAGTGACTCCTCAAGCCGGTCTAGTGACCATTAGGGCTTACCCTAACGAGATCAGACAGGTTCGAAGCTTTATCAAGACCGCGGAAAGTCATCTGCAGCGCCAAGTTATCTTAGAAGCCAAAGTGCTCGAGGTGACCCTATCTGACGGCTACCAGCAAGGCATTCACTGGGAAAGTGTATTAGGTCACGCAGGTAGTACCGATATTAGCTTTGGCACCAGCCCTGCAGCAGGGCTTGGGGACACCATTACTAATGCTTTGGGCGGAGTGACCTCAATTAAGCTAGAGGGCTCAGATTTTAGCACCATGATAAGCCTGCTCGATACTCAGGGTGATGTTGATGTGTTATCTAGTCCGCGTGTCACAGCGTCGAATAACCAAAAAGCGGTCATAAAAGTCGGTACAGACGAGTACTTTGTTACAGACGTTTCTTCAACTACAGTGGCAGGTAATACGCCTGTGACGACCCCTGAGGTTGAACTGACTCCTTTCTTCTCTGGCATAGCCTTAGATGTGACGCCACAGATTGATGAGCAGGGCAACGTGCTACTGCATATTCACCCATCGGTGATCGATATTAAAGAGCAGGTAAAGAGCATTAAGATCGCAGATAGCACGCTTGAGCTACCACTAGCACAGAGTGAGATCCGTGAGTCAGACACTGTGATAAAGGCCGCGAGCGGTGATGTTGTGGTGATTGGTGGTTTGATGAAGAGTGAAAATATTGAACTGGTTTCTAAGGTTCCGCTACTGGGTGATATTCCATTCCTAGGTGAGGCCTTTACTAACCGTGCCAATTCGACGGTTAAAACCGAGTTAGTGATCTTGCTTAAACCAATCGTTGTCGGTGCCAATACTTGGGAGAACGAACTTAAGCGTTCTCAAGAGCTACTAGAACGCTGGTATCCAGAGGAGCAGTAA
- a CDS encoding FimV/HubP family polar landmark protein, whose translation MKRVIWALASMMLLSTAHAQVSHVSINERQFEFGEHPSLKLNIVSSHSNLKKVQFSIRQASGEERLISKPLTSFMVEVTGIDDVVDKDALLIVKEYRVNRWHQVKVLSLFNANTPELEIDSHHSASHSLPSENRTQSEAKSVALNSGIRVSGADVIVSRLDDCQVDFDGKESLWRIANRQSQRWGISPYGAMLALFEANPKAFNQHSIHGLKANGKLECPSMSTLEKYADAKAAEKQFDAIK comes from the coding sequence ATGAAGAGAGTCATATGGGCGTTAGCTAGCATGATGCTGCTGTCAACAGCCCACGCACAGGTGTCGCACGTTAGCATTAATGAGCGTCAGTTTGAGTTCGGCGAGCATCCCAGTCTAAAACTCAATATTGTGTCATCTCACAGTAACTTGAAAAAGGTCCAGTTTTCTATTCGTCAGGCGAGCGGTGAAGAGCGGCTGATCTCTAAGCCTTTGACTAGCTTTATGGTTGAGGTGACGGGTATTGATGATGTCGTTGATAAAGATGCGCTGTTGATTGTGAAGGAGTATCGAGTAAACCGCTGGCATCAAGTTAAAGTATTGAGTCTATTTAATGCGAATACGCCGGAACTCGAAATAGACAGTCACCATAGCGCGAGTCATTCGTTACCTAGCGAAAATAGAACCCAGTCAGAAGCAAAGTCGGTGGCGCTAAATAGTGGAATTAGGGTCAGTGGTGCAGACGTTATTGTTAGCCGTTTAGATGACTGCCAAGTTGATTTCGACGGCAAAGAGAGCCTATGGCGTATCGCAAATCGACAGTCTCAGCGATGGGGGATTAGCCCTTATGGAGCTATGTTGGCTCTGTTTGAGGCGAACCCTAAGGCATTTAATCAGCATAGCATTCATGGCTTAAAAGCAAATGGGAAACTGGAGTGCCCATCGATGAGCACGTTGGAAAAGTATGCCGATGCTAAGGCAGCTGAGAAGCAGTTCGATGCAATAAAATAG